A stretch of Arthrobacter sunyaminii DNA encodes these proteins:
- a CDS encoding CaiB/BaiF CoA transferase family protein: MVNSASPDGPAALDGSAAGCAADAAGQRPLDGILVADFSRVLAGPLCTMTLADLGARVVKVERPGAGDDTRSWGPPWSETGSTYFESVNRNKESVCLDLSDPDDLQAARELALRADVLVENFKPGGLDRLGLGYAELSTANPGLVYASISGFGTTGGRDIPGYDFIVQALGGLMSITGEADGAPYKAGVALVDVLTAKDATIAVLAALQARRATGRGSHVQLNLLSSLQGALANQGQAFLGAGAVPARMGNAHPSIVPYQLLECADGPLAVACGNDAQFRRLAAELGAPDLAADGRFATNSARVQHREALVPLLEELLAAAPAAQWQERLTRAGVPAGRVAGIDDGIAYAESLGLEPTIEVRDASGAVSGRQLRHPAVWEPPLAPRVQAPPRLGEHTDSVLSWLRSEEAERQPTDHLS, from the coding sequence ATGGTGAATTCAGCATCGCCGGACGGACCGGCCGCACTGGATGGATCAGCGGCAGGCTGCGCAGCGGACGCCGCGGGCCAGCGGCCGCTTGACGGGATCCTGGTTGCAGATTTCTCCCGCGTGCTGGCAGGCCCGCTGTGCACCATGACGCTGGCGGACCTGGGCGCCCGGGTCGTGAAGGTGGAACGCCCGGGAGCCGGTGATGACACCCGCAGCTGGGGGCCGCCCTGGTCGGAAACAGGTTCAACGTATTTTGAATCGGTGAACCGGAACAAGGAGTCCGTCTGCCTGGACCTCAGCGACCCTGACGATCTGCAGGCGGCGCGGGAATTGGCACTGCGTGCGGACGTGCTGGTGGAGAACTTCAAGCCCGGCGGACTGGACCGGCTGGGCCTGGGGTACGCCGAACTCAGCACCGCGAATCCCGGGCTGGTGTATGCCTCCATCTCCGGCTTCGGAACAACCGGCGGCAGGGACATTCCCGGATATGACTTCATCGTCCAGGCCCTTGGCGGACTGATGAGCATCACGGGGGAAGCCGACGGTGCTCCGTACAAGGCCGGCGTCGCGCTGGTGGACGTGCTGACGGCCAAGGACGCCACCATTGCCGTACTGGCCGCCCTCCAGGCCCGCCGCGCGACCGGGCGCGGCAGCCACGTCCAGCTGAATCTGCTCTCCAGCCTGCAGGGAGCCCTGGCCAATCAGGGGCAGGCCTTCCTGGGGGCCGGAGCGGTGCCGGCCAGAATGGGCAACGCCCACCCGTCGATCGTGCCGTATCAACTCCTTGAATGCGCTGACGGACCGCTTGCCGTCGCCTGCGGCAATGACGCACAGTTTCGCCGCCTCGCCGCGGAGCTGGGAGCGCCGGACCTGGCCGCTGACGGGCGCTTTGCAACGAACAGTGCCCGTGTGCAACACCGTGAGGCGCTGGTGCCGCTGCTGGAAGAGCTGCTGGCGGCGGCTCCGGCTGCCCAATGGCAGGAACGGCTGACGCGGGCCGGCGTGCCGGCCGGCCGGGTCGCGGGCATTGATGACGGCATTGCCTACGCCGAATCGCTGGGACTGGAACCCACCATCGAGGTCCGGGACGCCTCGGGCGCCGTGAGCGGGCGGCAGCTGCGGCACCCCGCCGTCTGGGAGCCGCCGCTGGCACCGCGCGTCCAGGCCCCGCCCCGGCTGGGCGAGCACACGGACAGTGTGCTCTCCTGGCTGCGCAGCGAAGAGGCCGAGAGGCAGCCAACCGATCACCTTTCGTAG
- a CDS encoding PucR family transcriptional regulator produces the protein MVSLTELSNALGPLLVFHSGRQQPNRQLTGVHVSELEDPTPYLEGGELLLTTGMPLVRNDAAAGEYVARLRDKGILALGLGLGPWLEEVPLPVAEACAAAGVELLTVPDGVPFQNISRAYWRLSALSSQADLMSSLGTQTALAQAAMRPDATTAVVRGLAQALGGWAAYLPADSGPSTFWPASAEGYIPPLRAETLRLNRAGTHSAATFEIHGQAVVEYSIGTSGRIHGFLAVGPGRTLTAADRQVILTVCTLLALKARQREVVSGATATLGAAVAKLVLHGHTEAARILAADVGLQELPGRVRVLGLTVRAGENPGLLIRAASALVPDAGLPPLPDYSAAGPLRHEEESALYLVLPAHEVPAAGQEPGAAASSPAAAHPHLAGALSEPVPLGEAASVMPAVRRALRQAPPGSLVGTGSDSNSRAREWVTLLQGYPRADLVGTVTEYLRHRGHWENASRSLGVHRNSLRHRIGLASSLLGVDLDDPDVFAPLWMELRHYER, from the coding sequence ATGGTCTCCCTCACTGAGCTCAGCAACGCCCTGGGCCCCCTCCTGGTCTTCCATTCCGGACGGCAGCAGCCTAACCGCCAGCTCACCGGCGTCCATGTGTCCGAGCTGGAGGACCCCACGCCGTATCTGGAGGGCGGGGAACTGCTGCTCACCACCGGCATGCCGCTGGTGCGCAATGATGCCGCTGCCGGAGAGTACGTGGCGCGGCTTCGGGACAAGGGAATTTTGGCCCTTGGCCTGGGTTTGGGCCCGTGGCTGGAGGAGGTTCCTCTGCCGGTGGCCGAGGCCTGCGCAGCGGCGGGCGTTGAACTGCTGACCGTTCCCGACGGAGTGCCGTTCCAGAACATCTCCCGGGCGTACTGGCGGTTGTCCGCCCTGAGCAGCCAGGCCGACCTCATGAGCAGCCTGGGCACCCAGACAGCCCTCGCCCAGGCGGCGATGCGCCCGGACGCGACCACCGCCGTCGTCCGCGGCCTGGCGCAGGCGCTGGGGGGCTGGGCCGCGTATCTGCCCGCCGATTCGGGGCCGTCAACCTTTTGGCCCGCCAGCGCCGAGGGGTACATTCCGCCGCTGCGCGCCGAAACCCTCCGGCTCAACCGGGCCGGAACACACTCTGCGGCCACTTTTGAAATTCACGGGCAGGCCGTTGTGGAGTATTCCATCGGCACCAGCGGACGCATCCACGGTTTCCTCGCCGTAGGCCCCGGACGCACGCTGACGGCGGCGGACCGCCAGGTGATCCTGACCGTCTGCACGCTGCTCGCGCTCAAGGCACGGCAGCGGGAGGTGGTTTCCGGCGCCACTGCGACGCTGGGCGCTGCCGTGGCCAAGCTCGTCCTTCACGGACACACGGAGGCGGCACGCATCCTCGCTGCAGACGTGGGCCTGCAGGAACTGCCCGGCCGGGTGCGCGTGCTGGGACTTACTGTCCGGGCCGGCGAGAACCCGGGACTGCTGATTCGGGCCGCTTCCGCTCTGGTTCCCGATGCCGGGCTGCCTCCCCTTCCGGACTATTCGGCCGCCGGCCCGCTGCGCCATGAGGAGGAATCAGCCCTGTACCTGGTGCTTCCGGCCCACGAAGTTCCGGCCGCGGGGCAGGAACCGGGGGCCGCGGCGTCCAGCCCTGCGGCGGCCCATCCGCACCTGGCCGGAGCCCTGAGCGAGCCGGTCCCGCTGGGGGAAGCGGCGTCGGTGATGCCGGCCGTCCGGCGGGCCCTGCGGCAGGCACCGCCCGGTTCGCTGGTGGGGACCGGAAGTGACAGCAATTCCCGGGCGCGTGAATGGGTGACTCTTCTGCAGGGCTACCCGCGGGCGGACCTGGTGGGCACAGTGACCGAGTATCTGCGCCACCGCGGCCACTGGGAAAACGCCTCCCGCAGCCTGGGTGTGCACCGCAACTCGCTGCGGCACCGCATCGGCCTTGCTTCCTCGCTGCTCGGTGTGGACCTGGATGATCCCGATGTCTTTGCACCGCTGTGGATGGAGCTGCGGCACTACGAAAGGTGA